One Burkholderia sp. 9120 DNA window includes the following coding sequences:
- a CDS encoding IS91 family transposase: MEVADVFRSLGPVWRQSANLNLGQLKVMSAIEQCRSAALGGHVLRCSGCEQIEVAYNSCRNRHCPRCQATAARRWLEAREADLLPVEYYHVVFTLPAAISAIAYYNKAVIYGLLFDIAAETLRTIAADPKHLGAQIGATLVLHTWGSALTHHPHVHGIVPGGGLSPDRSRWVACKPGFFLPVRVLSRLFRRRFLEELEAIYRRGQLRFFGEYAGLNDMAAFAGWLAPMRACEWVVYAKRPFAGPKAVLAYLSRYTHRVAISNQRLVALDEHGVTFRWKDYRVDGRTRNKTMTLETDEFVRRFLLHVLPGGFHRIRHYGLIANPSRRENLATIRELLDVVPASIGLSANVVSTVAVPPTFVCRHCGSPMIIIDILQRSRPIRAPPVERAHA, translated from the coding sequence CTGGAGGTGGCCGACGTCTTTCGCTCTCTTGGTCCAGTGTGGCGTCAATCCGCCAATCTGAACCTCGGGCAACTGAAGGTGATGTCAGCGATCGAACAGTGCCGCAGCGCGGCGCTGGGTGGACACGTGTTGCGCTGTTCCGGTTGCGAACAGATCGAGGTCGCTTACAACTCCTGCCGCAATAGACATTGCCCAAGGTGCCAGGCTACCGCGGCGCGCCGGTGGCTCGAAGCGCGTGAGGCCGATCTTCTGCCCGTCGAGTACTACCACGTGGTCTTTACACTGCCGGCGGCGATCAGCGCGATTGCGTACTACAACAAGGCTGTCATCTACGGGCTGCTGTTCGATATCGCGGCCGAGACATTGCGCACCATCGCCGCCGATCCGAAGCATCTCGGGGCACAGATCGGTGCCACTCTCGTGCTGCATACCTGGGGCTCGGCGCTCACGCATCATCCCCATGTGCATGGCATCGTTCCCGGTGGTGGGCTGTCGCCGGATCGAAGCCGGTGGGTAGCGTGCAAGCCAGGTTTCTTCCTTCCCGTGCGCGTGCTCTCGCGCCTGTTCCGGCGACGATTCCTCGAAGAGCTGGAAGCGATCTATCGCCGCGGCCAGTTGCGCTTCTTCGGCGAATACGCCGGGCTCAACGATATGGCAGCCTTTGCCGGGTGGCTTGCGCCAATGCGCGCATGCGAGTGGGTGGTCTATGCCAAACGCCCGTTTGCGGGACCCAAGGCGGTGCTCGCCTATCTGTCGCGTTACACGCATCGGGTCGCGATCTCTAACCAACGCCTGGTCGCGCTCGACGAACACGGCGTGACCTTCCGCTGGAAGGACTACCGCGTGGACGGACGCACACGCAACAAGACCATGACACTCGAAACGGATGAGTTCGTGCGCCGGTTCCTGTTGCACGTGCTGCCTGGCGGCTTCCACCGCATCCGCCACTACGGTCTGATCGCGAACCCATCGCGGCGCGAGAATCTCGCGACGATACGCGAGTTGCTGGACGTAGTGCCTGCCAGTATCGGCCTCAGTGCCAACGTCGTATCCACCGTAGCAGTGCCGCCAACCTTCGTTTGCCGGCACTGCGGTTCGCCAATGATCATCATCGACATACTCCAACGCAGCAGACCTATCCGGGCACCGCCTGTCGAGCGAGCCCACGCATGA
- a CDS encoding tyrosine-type recombinase/integrase, which translates to MTTHSQDISPLRQRMMDDMRMRRLAPTTQANYLRVVREFTVFLGRSPDTATVEDLRRYQLHLVDRGVSPISLNAAITGLKFFFTTTLGQGELMAKMRPVYLPRTLPVILSRDEVGRLIAAASNLKHQTALAVAYGTGLRASEVVALKVGDIDSQRMTLRVEQGKGQKDRYAMLSPVLLERLRVWWRVARAQGRMLDGGWLFPGLNPIESLSTRQLNRVVHAAAEAAGIDKRVSMHTLRHSFATHLLEQKVDIRVIQVMLGHKKLETTALYAQVATDILREVVSPLDGLDPA; encoded by the coding sequence ATGACTACCCACAGCCAGGACATCAGTCCGCTACGCCAGCGCATGATGGACGACATGCGCATGCGCCGCCTCGCGCCAACCACGCAAGCCAACTATCTTCGTGTGGTGCGAGAGTTCACTGTCTTTCTCGGACGTTCGCCTGACACCGCCACCGTCGAGGACTTGCGGCGCTATCAGCTGCATCTGGTTGACCGCGGTGTGTCGCCGATTTCCCTGAACGCGGCGATCACCGGATTGAAGTTCTTCTTCACCACCACGCTCGGTCAAGGGGAGTTGATGGCGAAGATGCGTCCGGTTTATCTTCCGCGTACCTTGCCCGTCATACTCAGCCGCGACGAAGTGGGTCGACTGATCGCGGCGGCCAGTAACCTCAAGCATCAGACAGCGCTCGCAGTAGCCTACGGCACAGGACTACGGGCCAGCGAGGTGGTGGCCCTGAAGGTCGGAGACATCGACAGCCAGCGCATGACGCTGCGCGTTGAGCAGGGTAAAGGGCAGAAGGACCGCTACGCGATGCTGTCCCCGGTGCTGCTCGAGCGTCTGCGGGTCTGGTGGCGAGTGGCCCGGGCCCAGGGCCGGATGCTTGACGGTGGCTGGCTCTTTCCTGGGCTTAACCCGATTGAATCGCTCAGCACCCGCCAACTCAACCGGGTGGTCCATGCGGCCGCCGAGGCCGCGGGAATCGACAAGCGCGTGTCCATGCACACCTTGCGCCATAGCTTTGCCACCCATCTACTGGAACAGAAGGTCGATATCCGCGTGATCCAGGTCATGCTCGGGCACAAGAAGCTGGAGACCACAGCGCTTTATGCCCAGGTCGCCACCGATATTCTGCGTGAGGTGGTCAGCCCCCTTGATGGTCTGGATCCTGCGTAG
- a CDS encoding FAD-dependent monooxygenase produces MLIVGGGLVGLSAGLFLQRLGVPFILIEKNEGVSLLPRARGIHLRTMELFRQIGVEDAVKAATVAAWKQGGFGGARRGRTLMDAQSIVDVSTMRVKMAAAGASPSSFGACPQTLIEPVLRQHLEARGGDVRFGHEVVSFVESGDAVVATVRGRDGQETVIEAAWLLGADGGRSFVRRQLGIGMIETPAPQHLLNIFFRADLAAAVEGRTFSQCEIANEKVRGLFLAMNNTDRWSFHLEYDPSQGPPADSELPDLVRAAIGLDDVDIEILSHGAWSTGVSIAQRYRWGRTFLCGDAAHLMPPWGGFNATTGIADAHNLAWKIAATLRGDAAPALLDSYETERRPLAVRNGSQALLRTDFDARFGIETQTNREVFPALLDAGALLLRHRYRYADDASSEDSSTLVEHLQAQTGTRFPHAWIRHNGQRISTLDLFGDSYVLLAGPNASVQASSRASLNSATPAVYVAGKDFEFVDSEDDWRTLTALPDDGAVTIRPDGFVLCRSACPVPPTHAIKSN; encoded by the coding sequence GTGCTGATCGTCGGCGGCGGATTGGTCGGCCTGTCGGCCGGCCTGTTCCTGCAACGTCTGGGCGTTCCCTTCATCCTCATCGAGAAAAACGAGGGCGTTTCGCTGCTGCCGCGCGCCCGCGGCATCCATCTGCGAACCATGGAACTGTTTCGCCAGATTGGCGTTGAAGACGCGGTCAAGGCGGCGACGGTTGCGGCCTGGAAACAGGGCGGCTTCGGCGGTGCGCGACGCGGGCGCACGCTGATGGACGCGCAGTCGATCGTCGACGTCTCCACCATGCGCGTGAAGATGGCCGCGGCCGGCGCGTCACCGTCGAGTTTCGGCGCGTGCCCGCAGACGTTGATCGAACCGGTGCTGCGCCAGCACCTCGAAGCGCGAGGCGGCGACGTGCGCTTCGGCCATGAAGTCGTGTCGTTCGTCGAGTCGGGCGATGCGGTGGTCGCCACCGTACGCGGCCGGGATGGGCAGGAGACGGTCATTGAGGCCGCCTGGTTGCTCGGCGCCGATGGCGGGCGCAGTTTCGTGCGCAGGCAGTTGGGCATCGGCATGATTGAGACGCCCGCCCCGCAGCATCTGCTCAATATCTTCTTCCGCGCCGATCTGGCCGCGGCCGTGGAAGGCCGCACATTCAGCCAGTGCGAGATCGCGAACGAGAAGGTGCGCGGTCTTTTTCTGGCGATGAACAACACGGACAGGTGGTCGTTCCATCTGGAATACGACCCATCCCAAGGGCCGCCGGCCGACAGCGAACTGCCCGACCTGGTGCGCGCCGCGATCGGTCTGGACGATGTCGACATCGAGATTCTTAGTCATGGCGCGTGGAGCACCGGCGTGTCCATTGCGCAGCGTTATCGATGGGGCCGCACTTTTCTGTGCGGCGACGCGGCGCACTTGATGCCGCCGTGGGGTGGCTTCAATGCGACCACCGGCATTGCCGATGCGCACAATCTCGCGTGGAAGATCGCCGCTACATTGCGCGGTGACGCGGCACCGGCGCTGCTCGATAGCTATGAGACCGAGCGACGACCGCTCGCCGTGCGTAACGGCAGCCAGGCGCTGCTGCGCACGGACTTCGATGCGCGCTTTGGTATCGAAACGCAGACCAACCGGGAGGTGTTCCCTGCGCTGCTCGATGCGGGTGCTTTGTTGTTGCGGCATCGCTATCGGTATGCAGACGACGCGTCTTCCGAAGATTCGTCAACGTTGGTTGAGCATCTGCAGGCGCAGACCGGGACGCGCTTTCCTCACGCCTGGATTCGGCACAACGGCCAACGGATCTCGACACTGGACCTCTTCGGCGACAGCTATGTCTTGCTGGCTGGACCGAACGCTTCGGTGCAGGCATCGAGCCGTGCAAGCCTCAACTCCGCTACGCCCGCAGTTTATGTCGCCGGCAAGGATTTTGAATTCGTCGATTCCGAAGACGACTGGCGCACATTGACGGCTCTGCCCGACGACGGCGCGGTGACGATACGGCCAGATGGTTTTGTTTTGTGCCGCTCGGCATGCCCGGTTCCGCCAACTCATGCGATCAAGTCCAATTAG
- a CDS encoding DUF2846 domain-containing protein, giving the protein MKSFYRTLLLAGSAALLAAGCASGPQYKDVASSIPTLSPDDGRIYFFRSDSFAGAMLQPEIKLNDKVVGHSKAGGFFYVDEPAGSYTVATSTEVTKTITFELKAGETKYVRTAVSMGVLVGHITPTIDYPENAQLEIQTLKYIGDAAPAVAAGAQTSAATATSTSTGKM; this is encoded by the coding sequence ATGAAAAGCTTCTACCGAACCCTGTTGCTCGCCGGCAGCGCTGCACTGCTCGCGGCGGGTTGCGCGTCCGGGCCGCAATATAAAGACGTGGCGTCGTCGATCCCGACGCTCTCGCCTGACGACGGCCGCATCTACTTCTTCCGCTCGGATTCGTTTGCAGGCGCCATGCTGCAACCCGAGATCAAGCTCAACGACAAGGTGGTCGGCCATTCGAAGGCTGGCGGCTTCTTCTACGTCGACGAACCGGCGGGCAGCTATACCGTCGCCACCTCGACCGAGGTGACAAAGACGATCACGTTCGAGCTGAAGGCCGGCGAGACGAAGTACGTGCGCACGGCAGTCAGCATGGGCGTGCTGGTGGGTCACATCACGCCGACGATCGACTATCCGGAGAACGCGCAGCTGGAAATCCAGACGCTGAAGTACATCGGCGATGCGGCTCCGGCCGTCGCGGCGGGTGCGCAGACGAGCGCGGCTACGGCTACGTCGACGTCTACTGGCAAGATGTAA
- a CDS encoding TetR/AcrR family transcriptional regulator C-terminal domain-containing protein: MAKIRRDEVASAALELLDLVGLDGLSTRRLAEKLGVESATLYWHFRDKSALLGEMASLVLARHHTIGVPEDIADWPVWFADNARSFRRALLAHRDGALLHAGTTPNQAELARILPKVAYLVNAGFSESDAQMALLAAGQFTVGCVLEEQARDVRSASPEPQRKEVGKGKTAQVEDAGPAIDPIDPDVAFEFGLGLLVSGLCSR; encoded by the coding sequence ATGGCAAAAATTCGACGTGACGAAGTGGCGAGTGCGGCGCTTGAACTCCTCGACCTGGTCGGCCTCGACGGGTTATCGACGAGACGTCTTGCCGAGAAACTCGGTGTGGAGTCGGCCACGCTCTACTGGCACTTCCGTGACAAGTCGGCGCTGCTCGGCGAGATGGCTTCCCTGGTGCTGGCGCGGCATCACACGATCGGCGTGCCCGAGGACATCGCGGATTGGCCGGTCTGGTTTGCCGACAACGCGCGCAGCTTTCGCCGTGCGCTCCTCGCCCATCGCGACGGCGCACTGCTGCACGCCGGCACGACACCGAACCAGGCGGAGCTCGCGCGGATCCTGCCGAAAGTGGCCTACCTGGTGAACGCGGGGTTTAGCGAATCGGATGCGCAGATGGCGTTGCTGGCCGCGGGCCAGTTCACCGTGGGCTGCGTGCTGGAGGAGCAGGCGCGTGACGTTCGGAGTGCGTCGCCCGAACCTCAACGCAAAGAGGTCGGCAAAGGTAAGACCGCTCAGGTGGAAGATGCCGGCCCGGCGATCGATCCGATCGATCCCGATGTGGCCTTTGAATTTGGGCTCGGACTGCTAGTTAGCGGTCTTTGCAGCCGATAG